The proteins below come from a single Methylothermaceae bacteria B42 genomic window:
- a CDS encoding transcriptional regulator (indirectly regulates nitrogen metabolism; at high nitrogen levels P-II prevents the phosphorylation of NR-I, the transcriptional activator of the glutamine synthetase gene (glnA); at low nitrogen levels P-II is uridylylated to form PII-UMP and interacts with an adenylyltransferase (GlnE) that activates GlnA): MKLITAIIKPFKLDDVREALSDIGIAGMTVTEVKGYGRQKGHTELYRGAEYVVDFLPKVKVEVAVAEDFVDRVVEVIVKSARTGKIGDGKVFVSSLEQVVRIRTGESGMDAL; the protein is encoded by the coding sequence ATGAAATTGATTACTGCAATCATAAAGCCTTTTAAGCTGGACGATGTCCGCGAAGCTTTGTCCGATATCGGCATTGCCGGGATGACTGTCACCGAAGTCAAGGGTTATGGGCGGCAAAAGGGACATACCGAGTTGTACCGCGGCGCGGAATATGTGGTGGATTTTCTTCCCAAGGTAAAGGTTGAGGTGGCGGTGGCGGAAGATTTTGTCGACCGGGTGGTGGAAGTCATTGTCAAATCAGCGCGCACCGGTAAGATTGGAGATGGCAAGGTGTTTGTTTCTTCTCTGGAACAGGTGGTGCGTATTCGAACTGGTGAATCCGGCATGGATGCTCTTTGA
- a CDS encoding alkyl hydroperoxide reductase, translating to MSVLVGKPAPDFTVPAVLADGQIVDEFNFSEATKGKYAVLVFYPLDFTFVCPTELIALDHRVEEFQKRNTEVIAVSIDSQFTHNAWRNTPVEKGGIGPVRYTMAADIGHEVVRAYDVEAEGPHVAYRGSFLVDKDGIVRHQVVNDLPLGRNMDELIRMVDALQFFEQHGEVCPANWKPGQEGMKPDPQGVAHFLEEHAKEL from the coding sequence ATGAGTGTATTAGTAGGTAAACCTGCTCCCGATTTTACTGTGCCGGCGGTTTTGGCCGATGGCCAAATTGTCGACGAATTCAACTTTTCTGAAGCCACCAAAGGCAAATATGCCGTTTTGGTATTCTATCCATTGGATTTCACCTTCGTATGCCCCACCGAGCTGATTGCGCTTGATCATCGCGTCGAAGAATTCCAGAAACGCAATACGGAAGTCATTGCCGTTTCCATTGACTCCCAGTTCACCCACAATGCCTGGCGCAACACCCCGGTGGAAAAAGGCGGCATTGGTCCGGTCCGTTATACCATGGCGGCGGATATCGGCCATGAAGTGGTCCGCGCTTACGACGTGGAAGCCGAAGGTCCCCATGTTGCCTATCGCGGCAGCTTTTTAGTTGACAAAGATGGTATTGTTCGCCATCAGGTAGTCAACGACCTGCCACTGGGACGGAACATGGACGAATTGATCAGAATGGTGGACGCGCTGCAATTCTTCGAGCAACACGGCGAAGTCTGCCCCGCCAACTGGAAACCAGGCCAAGAAGGCATGAAGCCAGATCCCCAAGGCGTCGCTCACTTCCTGGAAGAACACGCCAAGGAACTATAA
- a CDS encoding plasmid stabilization protein, producing the protein MASLTIRNLDEDIKQRLKLIAARHGHSLEEEARQILRRAVLKERGASGLATRIARRFREVGGVDLPQPERSKPRNPPCVTEDN; encoded by the coding sequence ATGGCCAGTTTGACCATCCGAAATCTCGATGAGGACATCAAGCAACGTTTGAAGTTAATTGCCGCCCGTCATGGCCATTCCCTGGAAGAGGAAGCGCGTCAGATTCTCCGGCGGGCTGTCCTGAAGGAAAGAGGCGCTTCCGGCCTTGCCACCCGCATAGCACGGCGCTTCCGGGAGGTAGGCGGAGTAGATCTGCCACAACCTGAACGCTCAAAACCCCGTAACCCGCCCTGTGTTACTGAAGACAACTAA
- a CDS encoding Fe(2+)-trafficking protein, whose protein sequence is MARIIKCAKLGIEAEGLDAPPFPGEEGKRIYQHISKQAWQEWLNFQTMLINEHRLTVFEPEAKAFLAQEREKFLFGSGATMPEGYVPVAEDKDQS, encoded by the coding sequence ATGGCACGCATCATCAAATGTGCAAAACTCGGCATCGAAGCAGAAGGATTGGACGCTCCACCCTTCCCGGGAGAGGAAGGTAAAAGAATATACCAACACATCTCCAAACAGGCCTGGCAAGAATGGCTGAATTTTCAGACCATGCTCATTAACGAGCACCGACTCACGGTTTTCGAACCCGAAGCCAAAGCCTTCCTTGCCCAAGAACGGGAAAAATTCCTTTTCGGCTCAGGCGCAACCATGCCAGAAGGCTATGTTCCAGTGGCTGAGGACAAAGATCAATCTTGA
- a CDS encoding ATP-dependent protease (among the AAA+ ATPases, the YifB protease family belongs to the Helix 2 insert clade; unknown function): MSLALVYSRGQAGIDAPEVCVEVHLANGLPSLAIVGLPETAVKESKDRVRAALINCGFDFPTQRITVNLAPADLPKEGGRFDLAIALGILAASQQIPANNLSNFEFLGELSLSGELRPFRGALPAALQCKKSGRTMILPTDNSDEAALVQGLEVLPAHHLLEVCAHLQNRQLLSPHPSPAVTSISQDTLDYAEVRGQYQAKRAMEVAAAGGHNLLMIGPPGSGKSMLAQRLPTILPPLTEEQALESAAIASISGLPLEASGWRRPPFRAPHHTASAPALVGGGGQPKPGEISLAHNGVLFLDELPEFNRKVLEVLREPLENGHITISRAAHQAHFPARFQLIAAMNPCPCGYHGDPSGCCHCTPEQIRRYRERISGPLLDRIDIHIEVLCQTTELLDADHPPPLASSEMRARVANARKIALDRCGKLNAHLSVKEIDQFCLVEKSAQTLLAQAVERLGLSHRAFHRVLKMARTIADLDHNESISIPHISEAIGYRKLDRSPLQTPVASVKSNATS, translated from the coding sequence ATGTCCCTCGCCCTCGTTTACAGCCGGGGTCAGGCAGGCATTGATGCGCCAGAGGTCTGCGTCGAGGTACACCTGGCAAACGGTCTACCGAGCCTGGCCATTGTTGGCCTGCCGGAAACCGCAGTCAAAGAAAGCAAAGACCGGGTCAGAGCGGCGCTGATCAATTGCGGCTTTGACTTCCCCACCCAACGCATCACCGTCAATCTCGCCCCCGCCGACCTTCCCAAGGAAGGGGGGCGTTTCGATCTGGCCATTGCTCTGGGGATCTTGGCCGCATCCCAGCAAATCCCCGCAAACAATTTATCCAACTTTGAATTTTTGGGAGAACTGTCGTTAAGCGGTGAACTGCGGCCCTTCCGCGGCGCCCTCCCCGCTGCCCTCCAATGTAAAAAATCCGGCCGGACAATGATTCTGCCTACCGATAACAGTGATGAAGCCGCGCTGGTACAAGGGCTGGAAGTGCTTCCGGCTCATCACTTGCTGGAAGTGTGCGCTCACTTGCAAAACCGGCAACTGCTTTCACCACACCCGTCACCCGCAGTAACCTCTATCTCACAGGATACCTTGGACTACGCTGAAGTACGGGGACAGTATCAAGCCAAGCGGGCCATGGAAGTCGCTGCTGCAGGTGGACACAACCTTCTTATGATCGGTCCGCCAGGATCGGGCAAATCCATGCTCGCGCAACGATTGCCGACGATTTTGCCGCCACTGACAGAAGAACAAGCCTTGGAAAGCGCCGCCATTGCTTCTATCAGCGGACTTCCCCTGGAAGCCTCCGGCTGGCGCCGCCCACCGTTCAGAGCCCCCCATCACACCGCCTCGGCGCCTGCGCTGGTGGGCGGTGGCGGACAACCCAAACCCGGTGAAATCAGTCTCGCACATAACGGGGTTTTATTTCTGGATGAGCTACCGGAATTCAACCGCAAGGTTCTGGAAGTTCTGCGCGAGCCCTTGGAAAACGGCCATATCACCATTTCCAGGGCCGCTCACCAAGCCCACTTCCCAGCCCGGTTTCAACTAATCGCCGCCATGAATCCCTGCCCTTGCGGCTATCACGGCGACCCATCCGGCTGCTGCCATTGCACTCCGGAGCAAATCCGCCGCTACCGGGAGCGCATCTCCGGCCCCCTGTTGGACAGAATTGATATTCACATCGAGGTCTTGTGCCAAACAACGGAACTGCTCGACGCTGATCATCCCCCTCCCCTTGCCAGCTCTGAAATGCGCGCCCGGGTAGCAAACGCCAGAAAGATAGCTTTGGATCGCTGCGGCAAACTGAATGCGCATCTCAGTGTGAAGGAAATCGATCAATTTTGCTTAGTGGAAAAATCAGCTCAAACACTTCTCGCCCAGGCCGTGGAACGATTGGGGCTGTCCCACCGGGCTTTTCACCGAGTTCTGAAAATGGCCCGCACCATTGCCGACCTCGATCACAATGAGTCTATTTCCATACCGCATATCAGCGAGGCCATAGGGTACCGGAAGCTGGACCGGAGCCCATTGCAAACCCCAGTGGCTTCAGTCAAATCCAATGCCACTTCTTGA
- a CDS encoding plasmid stabilization protein, with amino-acid sequence MVLLDTNVLSELMRPAPNPKVMDWLDGWPAEDVWISAITMAEILFGIRLLADGKRKSDLLRLAETMFQEDFAGSCLPFDDLAAKNYADIVAARRQAGHPITVEDAQIAAIATSCHLLLATRNTRDFEGINNLTVINPWE; translated from the coding sequence ATGGTGCTGCTTGATACGAACGTATTGTCTGAATTGATGCGCCCGGCGCCCAATCCCAAGGTCATGGACTGGTTGGATGGTTGGCCCGCGGAAGATGTCTGGATCTCCGCCATCACGATGGCGGAGATTTTATTTGGAATCCGTCTGCTGGCTGATGGCAAGCGCAAATCAGACTTATTGCGGTTGGCCGAAACCATGTTTCAGGAAGATTTCGCCGGGAGCTGCCTTCCTTTCGATGATCTTGCAGCCAAAAACTATGCGGATATTGTTGCCGCAAGAAGACAAGCCGGGCACCCCATCACTGTGGAAGACGCCCAAATCGCCGCTATCGCCACATCCTGCCACCTGCTTTTGGCGACACGCAACACGAGAGACTTCGAAGGCATCAATAACTTGACTGTCATTAATCCATGGGAATAA